The Streptomyces sp. NBC_01689 genome includes a window with the following:
- a CDS encoding DUF1684 domain-containing protein, with protein sequence MTTDASEDWKQWHEHRIDTVSAPYGPPALTGTHWLEDYPDGRLPDIPGRWTAEEAGVVLAAGPEDGLSVDGELLTGEVRLTADVGPAAGARVAAGERRFVVLVREGEWGVRDFDPAASTRTAFKGIEATPYDPRWSVPGHFTPYGERRTVRVENADGRTRGLELGGILAFTLDGADLTLQVSVQSDGSLWAVFADTTSGDSSYRFRFLRPAAPDAEGRTTVDFNRALLPPCAFADHFVCPLPPPGNTLGVAVPAGERTLS encoded by the coding sequence ATGACGACGGACGCATCCGAGGACTGGAAGCAGTGGCACGAGCACCGCATCGACACGGTGTCCGCGCCCTACGGCCCGCCGGCGCTCACCGGCACGCACTGGCTGGAGGATTATCCGGACGGGCGACTTCCGGACATCCCCGGGCGGTGGACCGCCGAGGAGGCGGGTGTCGTGCTGGCGGCGGGGCCCGAGGACGGCCTGAGCGTGGACGGCGAGCTCCTCACCGGGGAGGTCCGGCTCACGGCGGACGTGGGCCCGGCGGCCGGGGCGCGCGTCGCGGCCGGTGAGCGGCGCTTCGTCGTCCTGGTGCGTGAAGGGGAGTGGGGCGTACGCGACTTCGACCCCGCGGCTTCGACACGGACGGCGTTCAAGGGCATCGAGGCGACGCCGTACGACCCGCGCTGGTCGGTACCGGGGCACTTCACACCGTACGGAGAGAGGCGCACGGTACGGGTGGAGAACGCGGACGGGCGGACGCGCGGACTCGAACTCGGCGGCATCCTCGCCTTCACCCTGGACGGCGCGGATCTCACGCTCCAGGTGTCGGTCCAGAGCGACGGCTCGCTGTGGGCCGTGTTCGCCGACACCACCAGCGGGGACAGCAGTTACCGCTTCCGGTTCCTGCGCCCGGCGGCGCCCGACGCCGAGGGGCGCACGACGGTCGATTTCAACCGCGCCCTGCTCCCGCCGTGCGCGTTCGCCGACCACTTCGTCTGCCCCCTCCCGCCGCCCGGCAATACGCTGGGCGTGGCCGTCCCGGCGGGGGAGCGCACGCTGAGCTGA
- a CDS encoding acyl-CoA dehydrogenase family protein, giving the protein MSASSSASPKPPSFDPADPLGLDDLLDAEDLAIRDTVRNWATDRVLPYVAEWYEKGELPGIRELARELGGIGALGMSLEGYGCAGASAVQYGLACLELEAADSGIRSLVSVQGSLAMYAIHRFGSEEQKQRWLPSMASGDVIGCFGLTEPDHGSDPAAMRTFAKRDAGGDWILDGRKMWITNGSVAGVAVVWAQTDDGIRGFAVPTDVPGFSAPEIKHKWSLRASVTSELVLDGVRLPADAVLPGVRGLKGPLSCLSHARYGIVWGAMGAARASFDAAVSYAKTREQFGRPIGGFQLTQAKLADMAVELHKGILLAHHLGRRMDAGRLRPEQVSFGKLNNVREAIEICRTARTILGANGISLEYPVMRHATNLESVLTYEGTVEMHQLVLGKALTGLDAFR; this is encoded by the coding sequence ATGTCCGCGTCCTCGTCCGCCTCCCCGAAGCCGCCGTCCTTCGACCCCGCCGACCCGCTGGGCCTCGACGACCTGCTGGACGCGGAGGACCTCGCGATCCGCGACACCGTCCGGAACTGGGCCACGGACCGGGTGCTGCCGTACGTCGCCGAGTGGTACGAGAAGGGCGAGCTGCCCGGTATCCGGGAACTGGCGCGGGAGCTGGGCGGGATCGGGGCGCTCGGCATGTCCCTGGAGGGCTACGGCTGCGCGGGGGCGAGCGCGGTCCAGTACGGTCTCGCCTGTCTGGAGCTCGAAGCCGCCGACTCGGGGATCCGGTCCCTCGTGTCGGTCCAGGGCTCGCTCGCCATGTACGCCATCCACCGTTTCGGGTCCGAGGAGCAGAAGCAGCGGTGGCTGCCCTCGATGGCCTCGGGTGACGTCATCGGCTGCTTCGGGCTCACCGAGCCCGACCACGGCTCGGACCCCGCCGCCATGCGGACCTTCGCCAAGCGGGACGCCGGGGGCGACTGGATCCTCGACGGACGCAAGATGTGGATCACGAACGGGTCGGTCGCCGGGGTCGCCGTCGTCTGGGCGCAGACCGACGACGGGATCAGGGGCTTCGCGGTCCCCACGGACGTGCCCGGGTTCTCCGCGCCCGAGATCAAGCACAAGTGGTCCCTGCGCGCCAGCGTCACCAGCGAGCTGGTCCTCGACGGCGTACGGCTGCCCGCCGACGCGGTGCTGCCCGGCGTGCGCGGGCTCAAGGGACCGCTCAGCTGCCTCTCGCACGCGCGGTACGGGATCGTCTGGGGCGCGATGGGCGCCGCACGGGCCAGTTTCGACGCCGCGGTCTCCTACGCGAAGACCCGGGAGCAGTTCGGCCGGCCCATCGGCGGCTTCCAGCTCACCCAGGCCAAGCTCGCCGACATGGCCGTCGAACTGCACAAGGGGATTCTGCTCGCCCACCATCTCGGCCGGCGCATGGACGCGGGACGGCTCCGTCCCGAGCAGGTCAGTTTCGGCAAGCTCAACAACGTGCGCGAGGCGATCGAGATCTGCCGGACGGCCCGGACCATTCTCGGCGCCAACGGGATCTCGCTCGAATATCCCGTGATGCGGCACGCCACGAACCTCGAATCGGTCCTCACCTACGAGGGCACCGTGGAGATGCACCAGCTGGTACTGGGCAAGGCGCTCACCGGACTCGACGCCTTCCGGTGA
- a CDS encoding MFS transporter, whose amino-acid sequence MSGTTTADTCRRREAGAGANRWVVLVVLCVSLLLVALDATVLHVAVPAVTEDLRPGAIELLWIVDVYPLVCASLLILFGTLGDRIGRRRVLLLGYALFGVASGVAALADSAQLLIGARALLGVGGAMIMPATLSILRQVFPDRRERALAIGIWSAVAAVGAAVGPLLGGFLLEHFWWGSVFLINIPLMLISLPIGRLLLPESRGARNGPWDVTGALMAAAGLFGLVLGVKRLGGGEAPLGPLTLGPLLVGAALMFGFVRRQRRRTHPLVNLRMFARPAFSTSVGCIVLAMLALVGLELIAAQYLQLVLGLSPLETGLRLLPLTFAAMAAGLVGARTLRRFGPRVMVCSGFCVTAAAVVTLTAMGGGDNAGLLLTGFVLLGFGLETTLFGAYESMLNEAPPAQAGGAAAIGETSYQLGAGIGIALLGSVMNAAYAPGLSSVPGVPARDSAAAGHSLGEAYEVAARLGGDRGAALRHAARDSFVHGLHVTLLVSAGLLLLGAVMALRLPRVMECEVPAVAAPGGVPAPREAAGSRVTA is encoded by the coding sequence ATGTCCGGGACGACCACGGCCGACACGTGTCGCCGTCGGGAGGCCGGGGCCGGTGCCAACCGCTGGGTCGTCCTCGTGGTGCTCTGCGTCAGCCTGCTCCTCGTGGCCCTCGACGCCACCGTGCTGCACGTCGCGGTGCCCGCCGTCACCGAGGACCTCAGACCCGGCGCGATAGAGCTGCTCTGGATCGTCGACGTCTATCCGCTCGTCTGTGCCTCGCTCCTCATCCTCTTCGGCACGCTGGGTGACCGGATCGGCCGCAGACGCGTGCTCCTGCTGGGATACGCGCTGTTCGGCGTCGCCTCGGGCGTCGCCGCCCTCGCCGACAGCGCGCAGCTCCTCATCGGCGCCCGCGCCCTGCTCGGCGTCGGCGGCGCCATGATCATGCCCGCCACCCTGTCGATCCTGCGCCAGGTCTTCCCCGACCGGCGCGAGCGCGCGCTCGCGATCGGCATCTGGAGCGCCGTCGCCGCCGTCGGCGCCGCGGTCGGACCGCTGCTGGGCGGCTTCCTGCTCGAACACTTCTGGTGGGGGTCCGTATTCCTCATCAACATCCCGCTGATGCTGATCAGTCTGCCGATCGGGCGGCTGCTGCTGCCCGAGTCGCGCGGCGCACGCAACGGACCCTGGGACGTGACCGGTGCGCTGATGGCCGCCGCCGGCCTCTTCGGGCTGGTCCTCGGCGTGAAGCGGCTCGGCGGAGGCGAGGCGCCCCTCGGCCCGCTCACCCTGGGGCCCCTGCTCGTCGGCGCCGCCCTGATGTTCGGCTTCGTGCGGCGGCAACGGCGTCGCACGCACCCCCTGGTCAACCTGCGGATGTTCGCGCGGCCCGCGTTCAGCACCTCGGTGGGGTGCATCGTGCTCGCCATGCTCGCGCTGGTCGGCCTGGAGCTGATCGCCGCGCAGTACCTGCAGCTGGTGCTCGGGCTCTCGCCGCTGGAGACCGGGCTGCGGCTGCTGCCGCTCACCTTCGCGGCGATGGCCGCGGGGCTCGTCGGGGCCCGGACGCTGCGCAGGTTCGGGCCGCGCGTGATGGTCTGCTCCGGGTTCTGTGTCACCGCGGCCGCGGTGGTCACCCTCACCGCGATGGGCGGCGGCGACAACGCCGGGCTGCTCCTCACCGGGTTCGTGCTGCTCGGGTTCGGACTGGAGACGACGCTCTTCGGGGCGTACGAGTCGATGCTGAACGAGGCCCCGCCCGCGCAGGCCGGCGGTGCGGCGGCGATAGGCGAGACCTCGTACCAGCTGGGTGCCGGGATCGGGATCGCGCTGCTCGGCAGTGTGATGAACGCGGCGTACGCCCCAGGGCTGTCGTCCGTGCCGGGGGTCCCGGCGCGCGACTCGGCCGCGGCGGGGCACTCGCTGGGCGAGGCGTACGAGGTGGCCGCGCGGCTCGGCGGCGACCGTGGAGCCGCCCTGCGGCACGCGGCCCGGGACTCCTTCGTCCACGGACTCCATGTGACCCTGCTGGTCAGTGCGGGACTGCTGCTGCTGGGAGCGGTGATGGCGCTGCGGCTGCCCCGGGTCATGGAGTGCGAGGTGCCCGCGGTGGCGGCGCCCGGCGGGGTTCCCGCACCCCGGGAAGCGGCCGGGTCCCGCGTCACCGCGTGA
- a CDS encoding cell division protein SepF has product MGSVRKASAWLGLVDDNDDERYYDDDNYAEGQESGDVWVTDPRVKVASETAEEKGRRIGTVTPDSFRDARGIGELFRDGVPVIINLTAMDASDAKRVVDFAAGLTFGLRGTIERVATRVFLLTPAHTEIVSGEAAGRRTDGFFNQS; this is encoded by the coding sequence ATGGGATCGGTGCGCAAGGCGAGTGCCTGGCTTGGCCTCGTCGACGACAACGATGACGAGCGTTACTACGACGACGACAACTACGCCGAGGGTCAGGAGTCCGGCGATGTCTGGGTCACCGACCCGCGCGTTAAGGTCGCGTCCGAGACGGCGGAGGAGAAGGGCCGCCGGATCGGCACGGTCACCCCGGACAGCTTCCGGGACGCACGCGGCATCGGCGAACTCTTCCGGGACGGCGTCCCGGTCATCATCAACCTCACGGCCATGGATGCCTCCGACGCCAAGCGCGTGGTGGACTTCGCGGCCGGTCTGACCTTCGGCCTGCGCGGCACCATCGAGCGGGTCGCCACCCGGGTCTTCCTGCTGACCCCCGCCCACACGGAGATCGTCAGCGGCGAGGCCGCGGGGCGCCGGACGGACGGCTTCTTCAACCAGAGCTGA
- a CDS encoding LLM class flavin-dependent oxidoreductase produces the protein MTAPHGRGLLHLAAAVDQRGSFDAAAYVGPAQLAERGALDFVTLGDTSGRPGPDALGVLARVASATRRIGLVPTVPDIRPGSREVREAVENLDRISRGRAGWRSGGATAGAGTEGTLETAGAEGGTEGGDEARRVTDGEDGPGTGGGGTGGAGGRDTSYRVDYRGGTFSVTGPPTGPPPPQGHPVRVVDATGSSVRRTAARYADVALLRVTGPAQARALRAELRDAAAESGRAPDTLRVLGTLTVDLGDGERAAEPGHGGGGPRRTPRGPLYRGGPVGLAELITLWHESEAVDGFHLIPAEPHRDLERLVNGTVALLQHRGLFRTFYPGSTLREHLRLARPAGRYAVTR, from the coding sequence ATGACCGCACCGCACGGCCGGGGGCTGCTGCACCTGGCCGCCGCCGTCGATCAGCGCGGGTCCTTCGACGCCGCCGCCTACGTGGGGCCGGCGCAGCTGGCGGAGCGTGGCGCGCTCGACTTCGTGACGCTCGGCGACACCTCCGGGCGTCCCGGCCCCGACGCGCTCGGGGTGCTCGCGCGGGTCGCGTCGGCCACCCGCCGGATCGGCCTGGTGCCGACCGTGCCGGACATCCGCCCCGGCTCCCGTGAGGTGCGGGAGGCGGTGGAGAACCTCGACCGGATCAGCCGCGGCCGGGCGGGCTGGCGGTCCGGTGGGGCGACGGCCGGAGCGGGGACCGAGGGAACCCTGGAAACCGCGGGAGCTGAGGGGGGAACTGAGGGAGGGGACGAGGCCCGGCGGGTGACCGACGGGGAGGACGGGCCCGGCACGGGAGGCGGGGGGACCGGTGGCGCCGGCGGCCGGGACACCTCGTACCGCGTCGACTACCGGGGCGGCACCTTCTCCGTCACGGGTCCCCCGACCGGACCGCCGCCCCCGCAGGGACATCCGGTCCGGGTCGTGGACGCCACCGGGAGCTCCGTGCGCCGGACCGCGGCCCGGTACGCCGACGTGGCCCTCCTGCGGGTGACCGGTCCGGCGCAGGCCCGTGCCCTGCGGGCCGAACTCCGCGACGCGGCGGCCGAGTCCGGCCGCGCCCCCGACACCCTGAGGGTTCTCGGCACGCTCACCGTCGACCTCGGCGACGGCGAACGCGCGGCCGAGCCGGGGCACGGGGGCGGCGGCCCCCGGCGCACCCCGCGGGGCCCGCTGTACCGGGGCGGTCCCGTCGGTCTCGCCGAACTCATCACCCTCTGGCACGAGTCCGAGGCCGTCGACGGCTTCCACCTGATCCCGGCCGAGCCGCACCGCGACCTGGAGCGGCTGGTGAACGGGACGGTGGCGCTGCTCCAGCACCGCGGACTGTTCCGCACCTTCTATCCGGGGAGCACGCTCAGGGAACACCTCCGACTGGCCCGGCCCGCGGGCCGGTACGCGGTGACCCGGTGA
- a CDS encoding S1 family peptidase, protein MRIKRTTPTPRSGIARRVKLIAVTTGLVAAAAFAAPTANAADVHTFSATQLSTVNKSVLNSDIAGTAWAVDAKTNRVVVTVDSTVSQAEIAKIKKDAGGNSAALTIKHTPGTFKKLITGGDAIYGGSYRCSLGFNVHSGSTYYFLTAGHCGEVASTWYSNSGHTTTLGTNVSYSFPTNDFALVRYTNSSVAHPSAVGSQTISSAATPSVGTTVYRRGSTTGTHSGRVTALNATVNYGGGDVVYQMIQTTVCAEGGDSGGPLYAGSVAYGLTSGGSGNCTSGGTTFFQPVTEALSYYGVSVG, encoded by the coding sequence GTGAGGATCAAGCGCACCACCCCCACTCCTCGCAGCGGTATCGCGAGACGCGTCAAGCTGATCGCCGTGACCACCGGACTCGTGGCCGCGGCGGCGTTCGCCGCCCCCACCGCGAACGCGGCCGACGTCCACACATTCAGCGCCACCCAGCTGAGCACGGTCAACAAGTCGGTCCTCAACTCCGACATCGCGGGCACCGCCTGGGCGGTCGACGCCAAGACCAACCGCGTCGTCGTCACCGTCGACAGCACGGTCTCCCAGGCCGAGATCGCGAAGATCAAGAAGGACGCGGGAGGCAACTCCGCCGCCCTCACGATCAAGCACACCCCGGGCACGTTCAAGAAGCTGATCACCGGCGGCGACGCCATCTACGGCGGTTCCTACCGCTGTTCGCTCGGTTTCAACGTGCACAGCGGGAGCACCTACTACTTCCTGACCGCGGGCCACTGCGGTGAGGTCGCCTCCACCTGGTACTCCAACTCCGGTCACACCACAACGCTGGGCACGAACGTCAGCTACAGCTTCCCGACCAACGACTTCGCGCTGGTCCGCTACACCAACTCCTCGGTCGCCCACCCGAGCGCGGTCGGCAGCCAGACCATCTCCAGCGCGGCCACGCCCAGCGTGGGTACGACCGTCTACCGTCGCGGCTCGACGACCGGCACGCACAGCGGCCGCGTCACCGCGCTGAACGCCACGGTCAACTACGGCGGCGGCGACGTGGTGTACCAGATGATCCAGACCACCGTCTGCGCCGAGGGCGGCGACAGCGGCGGTCCGCTCTACGCGGGTTCCGTGGCCTACGGTCTGACCTCCGGTGGCAGCGGCAACTGCACCTCCGGCGGTACGACCTTCTTCCAGCCGGTCACCGAGGCGCTGAGCTACTACGGCGTGAGCGTCGGCTGA
- a CDS encoding DUF5685 family protein has translation MFGIVRPCSHRLGEGLKTQWMAHLCGLCLALRGDHGQFARIVTNYDGLLISVLTEAQIEHSVGGRRTAGPCPLRGMRTASVAQGDGARLAAAVSLVLASAKVRDHMADGDGLLARRPVALAARRVAASWGRAGARTGSEVGFDTAVLVDAVDRQIGIETLAGPGTPLLAVTEPTESATAAAFAHTAVLAGRPGNAAPLAEAGRLFGRLAHLLDAVEDRETDAASGAWNPLTATGTPVAEARRLADDALRGIRLALREVAFTDGRLAHVLLAHELARSVDRAFGTSGCGHAEHGDSGASGASGAFGPPGQGGPYGPQQPPHPYDGRNPSTGGPFGGGPSLRPPGPGRRGFWAGCAAAIGLCCTCKVCCADEFEGPWSRQRREGWCGDCGDCCDCCDCCEACECCECCSCCDCGI, from the coding sequence GTGTTCGGAATCGTGAGGCCCTGCAGCCACCGGCTCGGTGAAGGGCTCAAGACGCAGTGGATGGCGCATCTGTGCGGGCTCTGTCTCGCGTTGCGCGGCGACCACGGGCAGTTCGCTCGGATCGTCACTAATTACGACGGTCTGCTGATATCGGTTTTGACAGAGGCTCAGATCGAGCACTCCGTCGGCGGACGCCGTACGGCGGGCCCCTGCCCCCTGCGCGGCATGCGGACCGCGTCCGTCGCGCAGGGTGACGGCGCACGGCTCGCGGCCGCCGTCTCGCTGGTGCTGGCCTCCGCCAAGGTGCGCGACCACATGGCCGACGGCGACGGCCTGTTGGCCCGCCGGCCGGTGGCCCTCGCCGCACGCAGGGTCGCCGCGAGCTGGGGGCGTGCCGGGGCCCGCACCGGGTCCGAGGTCGGCTTCGACACCGCCGTCCTGGTCGACGCCGTGGACCGGCAGATCGGCATCGAGACCCTCGCCGGGCCCGGAACGCCGCTGCTGGCCGTCACCGAGCCGACCGAGTCCGCGACCGCCGCCGCCTTCGCGCACACCGCCGTCCTCGCCGGCCGGCCGGGGAACGCCGCGCCGCTCGCCGAGGCCGGACGGCTCTTCGGACGCCTCGCGCATCTGCTGGACGCCGTGGAGGACAGGGAGACCGACGCCGCGTCGGGAGCCTGGAACCCGCTGACGGCCACCGGGACGCCGGTCGCCGAGGCGCGCCGGCTCGCCGACGACGCGCTGCGCGGAATACGGCTCGCGCTGCGCGAGGTCGCGTTCACCGACGGCAGGCTCGCGCACGTCCTGCTGGCGCACGAGCTGGCGCGCTCGGTGGACCGGGCCTTCGGGACCTCGGGGTGCGGACACGCGGAGCACGGCGACTCCGGTGCGTCCGGTGCGTCCGGTGCCTTCGGACCGCCCGGACAGGGCGGCCCGTACGGTCCGCAGCAGCCGCCGCATCCGTACGACGGGCGGAACCCCTCCACCGGCGGCCCCTTCGGCGGGGGGCCCTCACTCCGGCCGCCCGGCCCCGGCCGGCGAGGCTTCTGGGCCGGATGCGCCGCCGCGATCGGGCTCTGCTGCACCTGCAAGGTGTGCTGTGCCGACGAGTTCGAGGGGCCGTGGTCCCGGCAGCGGCGGGAGGGCTGGTGCGGCGATTGCGGCGACTGCTGCGATTGCTGCGACTGCTGTGAGGCCTGCGAATGCTGTGAGTGCTGCTCCTGCTGCGACTGCGGGATCTGA
- a CDS encoding FAD/NAD(P)-binding protein — protein MTTPPTTNPSTTALPTTTSPPATTPHPASGRPSLVIVGAGPRGTGVLERMAANAPELYAGSGLDIHLVDPYPPGGGRIWRERQSPLLWMNSEAQDVTMFTDETVDMAGPVLAGPTLHEWAALDGRVFADRQRQGGYLRWVYERTVAALPPDITVHHHPCRALRIDEAPDGRQLVRLEGRADPLAADLVVLTLGHLDAELDPEQRELAAYARAHGLVHLPPDFTADSDLTALGAGEPVLVRGFGLAFVDLMVLLTEGRGGRYDGETYLPSGREPVLYVGSRRGVPYHSKIGYPWTGERPPLPRFFGPDQVGELLARPDGFDFRRDVWPLVEKELGFAHYHRLFTAHPGRTRMAWSDFEEKYGTGDGPGIRALVASAVPDPADRLDLDALDRPLDGVRHTSYEELQNGLRTYIEKDLTRRHDAANSPDSAVFLGLLSVYGQLVRLGDIGSWWHGFFSFLASGPPGPRLRQMRALSRAGILRFLGADMTVTAAEGVFRATSATVPGATVEARALVEARLPHPTVERTRDTLLRGLYAEGAAATPEGLLAVDPADNRVLDRSGVPHPRRFALGPHTDARGSGAFTRPRTGGPAFRQNDATARAALVFLRDLARRPTA, from the coding sequence ATGACCACGCCTCCGACGACGAACCCTTCGACGACGGCGCTTCCGACGACGACCTCTCCGCCGGCGACGACCCCGCATCCGGCGTCCGGACGTCCTTCGCTGGTGATCGTGGGGGCCGGCCCCCGCGGCACCGGTGTCCTGGAGCGGATGGCGGCCAACGCGCCCGAGCTGTACGCCGGTTCGGGTCTCGACATCCATCTCGTCGACCCGTATCCGCCGGGCGGCGGCCGCATCTGGCGCGAGCGGCAGTCCCCGCTGCTGTGGATGAACTCCGAGGCCCAGGACGTCACGATGTTCACCGACGAGACCGTGGACATGGCGGGTCCGGTCCTGGCCGGCCCCACGCTCCACGAGTGGGCCGCCCTCGACGGACGGGTCTTCGCCGACCGGCAGCGTCAGGGCGGGTATCTGCGCTGGGTGTACGAGCGGACGGTGGCCGCCCTGCCGCCGGACATCACGGTCCACCACCATCCGTGCCGGGCCCTGCGGATCGACGAAGCACCCGACGGACGTCAACTGGTCCGGCTGGAGGGCCGCGCGGACCCGCTCGCCGCGGACCTCGTCGTCCTCACCCTCGGCCACCTCGACGCCGAACTCGACCCAGAACAGCGGGAGCTGGCCGCCTACGCCCGTGCGCACGGCCTGGTCCACCTGCCGCCCGACTTCACCGCGGACAGCGACCTGACGGCACTGGGAGCGGGCGAGCCGGTTCTCGTCCGCGGCTTCGGGCTCGCCTTCGTCGACCTGATGGTGCTGCTCACCGAGGGGCGCGGCGGACGGTACGACGGAGAGACCTACCTGCCCTCCGGGCGCGAGCCCGTGCTGTACGTCGGCTCCCGGCGAGGGGTCCCCTACCACTCCAAGATCGGGTATCCCTGGACGGGCGAACGGCCTCCGCTGCCACGGTTCTTCGGGCCTGACCAGGTCGGTGAACTGCTCGCCCGGCCGGACGGTTTCGACTTCCGGCGGGACGTGTGGCCCCTGGTCGAGAAGGAGTTGGGGTTCGCCCACTACCACCGGCTGTTCACCGCCCACCCCGGGCGGACGCGGATGGCCTGGTCCGACTTCGAGGAGAAGTACGGGACCGGTGACGGCCCCGGGATCCGGGCCCTGGTGGCCTCCGCCGTACCCGACCCCGCCGACCGGCTCGACCTCGACGCGCTGGACCGCCCGCTGGACGGGGTGCGCCACACCTCGTACGAGGAACTCCAGAACGGACTGCGCACCTACATCGAAAAGGATCTGACGAGACGTCACGACGCAGCCAACAGCCCCGACTCGGCGGTGTTCCTCGGACTGCTCTCGGTCTACGGACAGTTGGTCAGACTCGGCGACATCGGCTCCTGGTGGCACGGCTTCTTCAGTTTTCTCGCGTCGGGGCCGCCCGGACCGAGGCTGCGCCAGATGCGGGCCCTCTCACGGGCCGGCATCCTGCGGTTCCTGGGCGCGGACATGACCGTCACCGCTGCCGAGGGGGTGTTCCGGGCGACCAGTGCCACCGTGCCCGGCGCGACGGTCGAGGCCCGTGCCCTCGTCGAGGCGCGACTGCCGCACCCCACGGTCGAGCGGACCCGCGACACCCTGCTGCGCGGGCTGTACGCCGAAGGCGCCGCCGCCACCCCGGAGGGGCTGCTCGCCGTCGACCCCGCGGACAACCGGGTCCTGGACCGCTCCGGCGTCCCGCACCCCCGGCGCTTCGCGCTCGGCCCGCACACCGACGCCCGGGGCTCCGGCGCATTCACCCGGCCGCGCACCGGCGGGCCGGCGTTCCGGCAGAACGACGCCACGGCCCGCGCCGCGCTGGTGTTCCTGCGGGACCTCGCCCGTCGCCCCACCGCCTGA
- a CDS encoding glycosyltransferase family 39 protein: MTDLETPAAAPSRAGALRHAAPALLGYAGVRALGLIALVPWSAANGKSAHTLLTARWDSLWYTRVAAFGYGWQVRLPGGDVHSNLAFFPLLPWLERLVAALSPLSYADAGLLVSTLASLAAAWGVFAVADHLYGRRAGVCAALVWAVLPVGIVQSMAYSESLFTALAAWSLHSVLTGRWVTAGLLAALAGLTRPVGAAVVAALWVAAVTSFVRERSAPAAQGASRWRRALGMLVAPLGAAGYVLWVGHRTHRGPLGYLDVQAQWGNGFDGGYAFARFVGDKFTSFPSALAGVGLIVGVVLVIWLYVSCVRQGQPLPLLVYSGIVTALALCASGYFGSKPRLLLPAFPLLLPLAQALARLRTRRSAAILGAVAVGSAIYGAFWLNGSGPP, from the coding sequence GTGACCGATCTTGAGACGCCCGCCGCGGCACCGTCCCGCGCGGGCGCGCTGCGCCATGCCGCACCGGCCCTCCTCGGGTACGCGGGCGTCCGCGCCCTGGGTCTGATCGCCCTCGTCCCGTGGAGCGCCGCGAACGGCAAGAGCGCCCACACCCTGCTGACGGCACGGTGGGACTCGCTCTGGTACACCAGGGTCGCCGCGTTCGGCTACGGCTGGCAGGTCCGGCTGCCCGGCGGCGACGTGCACTCCAACCTCGCGTTCTTCCCGCTGCTGCCCTGGCTGGAGCGGCTCGTCGCGGCGCTGTCCCCGCTGTCCTACGCGGACGCGGGCCTGCTGGTGAGCACGCTCGCCTCCCTGGCCGCGGCCTGGGGCGTGTTCGCGGTCGCGGACCATCTGTACGGGCGGCGGGCCGGGGTGTGCGCCGCGCTCGTCTGGGCGGTGCTGCCGGTCGGCATCGTGCAGTCGATGGCGTACAGCGAGTCCTTGTTCACGGCGCTGGCCGCCTGGTCGCTCCACTCGGTGCTGACCGGCCGCTGGGTGACGGCGGGTCTGCTCGCCGCGCTCGCCGGGCTGACCCGGCCGGTGGGGGCGGCGGTGGTCGCGGCGCTCTGGGTGGCGGCGGTCACCTCGTTCGTGCGGGAGCGGAGCGCGCCTGCCGCGCAGGGCGCCTCCCGGTGGCGGCGCGCCCTCGGCATGCTTGTCGCGCCGCTCGGAGCCGCCGGATACGTCCTGTGGGTCGGCCACCGCACCCACCGGGGGCCGCTCGGCTATCTCGACGTCCAGGCGCAGTGGGGCAACGGATTCGACGGCGGATACGCGTTCGCCCGCTTCGTGGGCGACAAGTTCACGTCGTTTCCGTCGGCGCTCGCCGGCGTCGGGCTGATCGTCGGTGTCGTCCTGGTGATCTGGCTGTACGTCAGCTGTGTACGGCAGGGGCAGCCGCTCCCGCTGCTGGTGTACTCGGGGATCGTCACCGCTCTCGCCCTGTGCGCCTCGGGCTACTTCGGCTCGAAACCGCGTCTGCTGCTGCCCGCCTTCCCCCTTCTCCTGCCCCTCGCACAGGCCCTGGCCCGGCTGCGTACGCGCAGGTCAGCGGCGATCCTCGGGGCTGTGGCCGTGGGTTCGGCGATCTACGGGGCCTTCTGGCTGAACGGCTCCGGGCCGCCCTGA